A single Nerophis ophidion isolate RoL-2023_Sa linkage group LG26, RoL_Noph_v1.0, whole genome shotgun sequence DNA region contains:
- the jun gene encoding transcription factor AP-1 has translation MYTKMETTFYDDSLNAFSQHESVGFGYSGPKALKRNMTLNLADPSGALKPHLRAKAGELLTSPDVGLLKLASPELERLIIQSSNGLITTTPTPTQFLCPKNVTDEQEGFAEGFVRALAELHHQHMPGASVASAPASVNTGAAIYNRADSPVYEDLNTFTPAVSSVSAPGYTTSAPSASFPIYAQPSAHLPRLAALKEEPQTVPEMPGETPPLSPIDMENQERIKAERKRMRNRIAASKCRKRKLERISRLEDKVKNLKSQNSELASTANMLREQVAQLKQKVMNHVNSGCQLMLTQQLQTF, from the coding sequence ATGTATACCAAAATGGAAACTACTTTCTACGATGACTCGCTCAACGCGTTCTCCCAGCACGAAAGCGTCGGCTTCGGATACAGCGGCCCCAAGGCGCTCAAACGCAACATGACCCTCAACCTGGCCGACCCCAGCGGCGCCCTCAAGCCGCACCTCCGGGCGAAGGCCGGCGAGCTGCTCACCTCGCCGGATGTGGGCTTGCTGAAGCTGGCCTCCCCGGAGCTGGAGCGACTCATCATCCAGTCCAGCAACGGCCTCATCACCACCACGCCGACGCCGACGCAGTTCCTGTGCCCGAAGAACGTCACCGACGAGCAGGAGGGCTTCGCCGAGGGCTTCGTGCGCGCCCTGGCGGAGCTCCACCACCAGCACATGCCGGGGGCGAGCGTCGCGTCGGCGCCGGCGAGCGTCAACACCGGAGCGGCTATTTACAACCGCGCGGACTCGCCGGTCTACGAGGACCTGAACACGTTCACCCCGGCCGTCAGCAGCGTGTCGGCGCCCGGCTACACCACCTCCGCCCCGAGCGCGTCCTTCCCCATTTACGCGCAGCCCTCCGCCCATCTCCCGCGGCTCGCCGCGCTCAAAGAGGAGCCGCAGACGGTGCCGGAGATGCCGGGCGAGACGCCGCCTCTCTCCCCCATCGACATGGAGAACCAGGAGCGCATCAAGGCGGAGCGCAAGCGCATGAGGAACCGCATCGCCGCCTCCAAGTGCCGCAAGAGGAAGCTGGAGCGCATCTCCCGGCTGGAGGACAAAGTCAAGAACCTCAAGTCCCAAAACTCGGAGCTGGCGTCCACCGCCAACATGCTGCGGGAGCAGGTGGCGCAGCTCAAGCAGAAGGTGATGAACCACGTCAACAGCGGCTGTCAGCTCATGTTGACGCAGCAGCTTCAGACCTTTTGA